The DNA window ACTATATGCCGTTCGCAAACATAATTATCCTCTCTACTAGcatttggatttattttcacGCGCGCCAGACTTAGACTTGACAAATTCAAGAAAGATAATTATGATGAGTAGGATACCGCCAAGTGTAAAAAGCGTTTTATTGCTTGTGAGTCGATCTTAACAAAgactaattatgttttaataggTACTATAGTCGAACCCgggcattaaatattttacttcaagTAAACATTTGTCAGACTCATTCAATGTTATTCAAATCATTCAAACTAAGCACATAACTATGGGACTAAATGTCTTAGTCGTACTCACAATAATTCACAATCAACCAGACTTAACATTATCTACTTACATAGTATGTAGATCGTAAACTTTCTCTTTAATTTGTTGCCTGTACAGAATTAAGCTGTGCTTTGATTTGAGGACGTACAAAACATTTgacaacaaaacaacaattaaacgTGTATATATAACTTAAATTCTCAAGCTATGATTCGCTAGTAGCCTGATAAAGACAAGTCATCGGGCCATTGTGTCGTTATTATATTGTCAAAAAAGGTagttatttaatcattattacgATAGACGGACTCTGCATTTCAAGGCAATAACGCAACCCtaattctttctttttttgcatATAAATTAAGGAGTTCTTATTTAAACTCTAATTTACCCATCTCAGAACATGACATTATAATATCCcccataaaattacaatattatatctAAGATTCGCTGAGGTATGTTTAGCATATATATAAAGGTATGAGTTATGTTATTCCTGTAATCAGTGTACATtccaatgttttattataattacgttatttgttacttaaatttACAACATCAAAAATGACAAATGACCGCCGTGCATCATTGCTTGTATTTAAAGGAATCTGAAACCTACTTTCCGTAATCGAATTCATGATATAGTTAATGTATCACTGGCTTTTGAAGCCTGGGCAGTGTATAATACTCCTTTGGAACTCTAAATACCTAGATCGATGTAACAAGGGTGAACTACTAGTCACTCTGAACTTGTTACTTGCTTATCgtgtaccaaataaatatatgccTAAATTTCTAAGTCGCGTTTCATTAAGCTAGATTTACGAGTTGGAATGTACACTAATAGCGGAGTGCGTCGTGAGGGCCCCTGGCTCCTGGCGCTGGGGCCCTCGCAATGATGTGGCACGAAGGCTACGGCAAGTTCGCGGGCCGAAGATGAGGCGACTTATTCTTTGGTGGCGCCAATTCCTGTTCtgcaacaaattatttttgtcaactCGACATACTACTAATCCCACAGTTTTACAAAAACAGTTAtaacattcaattgttttagttgGAGATCGATTGCTTGCTATTAAAACatttggatagtttttatgatatcgcattaataaaatatgaaatcgataatttattaaaactgcaAAGCATTGATGTTATCTAACCATATTGACAGATTAATCACCATAAccatatactaatatataactGTTTAAAAATTCGCCAAATGAGATCGCGACCCTTtgggtaaaaataattaggttttttAATCGTCTGTCATAATCTTATCAACGTCAAACATTATAAGCACCTCCCTCCTTGACTCTCATTCTTAAAGATAATgcagtgaaaataaaaagccaTGTTTGCTACAccaattaataatgtaaaatactttaaataaatatattcatatcaaaAAATAAGCAAGTAATGGCGCTAAATATTTTAGAGAAACAAATGTGTCCAATTTATTAATTCGCTATTTCTCTAAAGTTCGCTCGCAGGTTTTATGTTTAATGGTTTTAATgttaattctgtattttttaaagccgTAACCTAAGAAATACACTGACCATTCGCTTGCATGCAGCTAGGTGTAACGAATAAGGCCATCTTTAAAACCGATCAGTTGTTTCACTTATATTAGAATATTGCAAGCCAAGCTATATTCAGCTCATAAGTTCGCCTCAATATCAGCATTAATTCGCTTCTTTAAGCAAGTTCCTATACTACTGTAACTAATAATGGATGTATTGatcttgtatttaattaaaagtaataatttatattatatcatatGTATCTAGTCAAATACTTTAATAGGAATTATGAACAGTCAGTAGAAACACAGATAGTGTTTTCTAAATTcagttgtttaatttaaaattatgtacttTCGTTTAAACGCATAGCTAGCATAGCCTTTGAGAAGATTTCGCTTtgcaatagaaatataaaacgaaaaaatcagcaataaataTAAGAGTGGTTGCATGCGATGAAATTTTATGATGATATTATTGAAAGACAAAGGTCATGACGCTCAGCTTAATAAGGTATTATGTGATCAAGGTGTGACAATAATCTATGCTAGTTGAAAACTTTCATAAGCATGCggatatttgtttaaaaatataatgaattgtTTATCAACAGTTACTTGAGTCGGGCATACTGCTGTCAAAGCAGCACAAAAGTTACGTAACAATTCGCCTCATCGTAATACTTGCAAAAGCGAAAGCAGTCAGCACACGGCACATTTATGATACAGTAACATCtgaacaaatagtttttattaggtCTAAAGTTTCCTTACCTTAATGTTCGTCATCAACTTGTGTGGGCGCCACCTTTACTGGTTGCGGTATTATAGTAATCTCTTCGTTAATTTTCAATGGCTTTAGAAGGGATTCCCTATTAGTCTTTACAGGTGCGGCGCCCTTGCTCTTATCCATTACTCGTTTGGCGACGACGCTGTGAGCTGAGTACACGTGGTTCTCGAATTGTTTGTACATGCCGAAGGTGGCGGTACACACGGTGCATTTGTACGAGAGGTGGGCAGGCTTCAGCGTCAGGTTGTGGTCCCTCGCAACGTGGTTCAATAACTTCCACTGGTATAcctttaaaaaacgaaaatgtataaatatataaaaaattgtaaatattggcTCGTATATACGACGTTATAAGTCAGAATTGCTTTTCCGTAAGTATTTGAATTGATATTACATGTTATAGGTCAATAGTAGAcacttttattcaaattactgTGATCCTAAAGTTGCTAATTAATTGAAATGCACCAATTTTGATGACCATCTTACTTGTGATCTTAAAGTTGCTAACCAAAATGCATCAATTACGATGACATTGTACAGCTTTGCCGATGGTTTTTTAACTAGACAGAAATTCTGGTGTAATTATGCCAGGTTTGTTTCAACAAATTTTTCTTGACATTCGATTGGATAGTGCAGTACTCAAAtgtttttcctttctttttcaatagtaaacaattgaaaaactaTAATAGAGGAAAAATCACTGGTGTTTTCTCCACCATACTGTATAATAGACACATCCATGTTCAGTATTTTCTTATAAGATGCAAGTGCAAGCAGAACTTTGGTCAAGCTTGCACATAAGCCTGTCatctttaaataataagcataaatgtttaattaaacataccCTGCCACACACGGGACATCTGCCGGCATCCTTGCCTTTGTTGGCCGCCTCTTGCATCGAACTGGTGACGAGACCGTGCGATCCCAATAAATGTCTTTCAAGCCCTTGATCGGTAAAGAACCTGTAATGCACATGTAAAAAGTGTAAAGTGTTTGTTTACATTGTTATTCTAGATtgactaataataattaacgaAAAACAATGTACCATTTATATGTTGTTGagtgttttgtataatttattgaatttatatatgtaaattataatgtcaGCAAAATATCAAGTTGATTACCAATTTATTGTGAATGCACCTACATTTTTCATtagttgtttattaaatataaaagtaacaattttaaaatttggttGTATATTTACCTAAATTGACATTTTTGGCAGTTTAGCGGCGGTCTGTTGTAGATCATCTTTGGATGGATCTTCACTTTGTGTATCCACTGCATGTGATTCCGCAGCTGGTCGAGGTCCTTTATGTAGCCGTCACAGATCTCGCAGATGACGAACGTGCTCTTCGAGTTGTGTGACGGCTGCGGCAACTGCACCGGCTGCGGTTGTCGAGGTAGAGGGGTGATGGATATAGACGGCTGGTGAACTGACTTCTGCTTCGTATTGttctagaataattaaaaaatatggccatgatttcgaaaaaaaaacgaacctAACTTATTGCCGAATGTTAACAGTTGTTTGTGCAGAAGACATTTTAGTCTAGGTTAACAAAGGCGCAGTGTCTGTTTCTTTCAATGACCAGAGATGAACATCAGGCACACTACCAACCATTCTATTTATCGTGCTCACTGAATATCGATATAGACCACATTCAGAGAGTTATATGCGACACAAAAAGtggtaatttatatttgtttttattcattaccAAAATCTCCGACAAAACCTGTGACAACAACAaagaatttataatacttacagCAGAATAATTTGAGGACATAAGTACGGGTGTGTTATGCCGCACCATAACGCCGCCCCTGAGTACCGACGCTCCGCCGTGGACGGGCACGGGCCGCGGCGCGACCGGCATGGGCGTGCGCCCGCGCGGCCGGTACGAACTCGCGCCGGGCCCCACGTTAGACACGTACAGCGACGGCCGACCCACGTTGTTACCCACGTTGTTCCGATTGAACGTGTTTTGGTATGAGCCCAGCATGTTATTTCGCGACCTCGTTATCTGGAATTATTACAAGAAATACTTAAACATCTGcattattcaaatattcagattttgtttcagattattgttataaattatttgcataaatCTACTAAGAATGGTTATGGGTTTGTTTACCTTTGGTATTTTAGCAGGTGGCTCCCATTCAAGTGGTGGGGCCAAATTCAAATCAGGCTTAAACTTCTTGGCACACGGTATTAGATGTCGAGCCAATTTGCCTTTGCCGTTGTCCTCGAAAGGACAATTGGCGCATTGATGATACGCCGGTGCCCTTTCTAATCTTCCTCTAATATTATGCTCGGCTTCCATGTGGAATAATATATCGTGAGGACTGCGTATTTCGAATGTGcagaaattacatttataaacattattcttCATATGTGGCGTCTCTAAGTGATGAGACATTGCCAACTTAGACTCTGtcttaaaactacaaaattcgCATTTACTTTGAGGAAATGAGTATGGTACGTTTGTTTCTTTACTTAATTCTAGATTCTTCATAAGAGAAGCAATGGACTGTTCAGTACTTTTTGTATTGACTCCCGTCTTCTTTTCCCTATTCAGTTttcgattttgttgttttaataaatcacTCTGTACATACTCTTGTACAAGACTTAAcccaatattaataaaaaacttccCGAGagaacaatcaaaataattatcagaTTTTGATGAGCACACTTTATCTGCAGTTAAATCTGAGACGCTCTTTATCTGATTTATAGCGTCAActttatctttaataataatagtcttATCTTCTTCGTCACTCATCAAGATTTCATCCTCAGAGTCTGTGGAGGTTTCACCATCCCAGGACGCATCATCCTCGTCG is part of the Trichoplusia ni isolate ovarian cell line Hi5 chromosome 7, tn1, whole genome shotgun sequence genome and encodes:
- the LOC113495618 gene encoding MOG interacting and ectopic P-granules protein 1; translation: MNGEVNGTMDKPVEASIPSPPDNLQDEKKDASEGCDNGTTVCENSNNTEDSNHLDSENSQECITICKPENSENDVSNGSDSQKHAIKISSVSEHENSNNTFLENNSGNSNESYPESVNSSHTLSETTDQIIIQNIDEKSKEESPVRKFATGTTSITQITQIDENSDEIDTDDSSVDVFEGEPRAEDTVSINSDSDPEGADDLSQEGVLSIKRHNIIILENENEGSSSVNENSHGTPSPEVQEILSDNDDVILADDKSNTNDSDIKIQLRRSSRAIKRKRYNDNMENGDHNAEDVPINANFLRKNSPIVINDTKVLADMAAKQMKSSQYDNQKSEPTVVIIDTMSSGNTEKSSVPRKHTGTTPGTEISAQNYYKSLQLRGTTVTPVSTKSNASTQSSQTSQPSILPSLTDDMFVVEAPSFIVPYVYEKPSVKPFREFVDLLGKELDEKKAKEEKEKKLKEEKEKRKEKIKQENMEKGEDDDADEEGSSHAVSEPEPNEEKTEEKKKKKKDKRRRGDEDDASWDGETSTDSEDEILMSDEEDKTIIIKDKVDAINQIKSVSDLTADKVCSSKSDNYFDCSLGKFFINIGLSLVQEYVQSDLLKQQNRKLNREKKTGVNTKSTEQSIASLMKNLELSKETNVPYSFPQSKCEFCSFKTESKLAMSHHLETPHMKNNVYKCNFCTFEIRSPHDILFHMEAEHNIRGRLERAPAYHQCANCPFEDNGKGKLARHLIPCAKKFKPDLNLAPPLEWEPPAKIPKITRSRNNMLGSYQNTFNRNNVGNNVGRPSLYVSNVGPGASSYRPRGRTPMPVAPRPVPVHGGASVLRGGVMVRHNTPVLMSSNYSANNTKQKSVHQPSISITPLPRQPQPVQLPQPSHNSKSTFVICEICDGYIKDLDQLRNHMQWIHKVKIHPKMIYNRPPLNCQKCQFRFFTDQGLERHLLGSHGLVTSSMQEAANKGKDAGRCPVCGRVYQWKLLNHVARDHNLTLKPAHLSYKCTVCTATFGMYKQFENHVYSAHSVVAKRVMDKSKGAAPVKTNRESLLKPLKINEEITIIPQPVKVAPTQVDDEH